The Peptococcaceae bacterium 1198_IL3148 nucleotide sequence CGGGGCTGGCATCGGCAAAGCAAAAACTACAGTTTAAATTACAGCGGTGGGTCACTTCCAATAAAGCGGTGCAGGTGTGCTGTCGATGGTCTGCACATAAACCACAGTCAAAGGGGCACCCTTTATCCACCTCGGTAAAGCACACTTTTGGGGCAGAGGGAATTTTAGGACGTTTCCAAGATTGATATTCCGGTTGCCCCCGCCACAGCACCACTTGAAAAAAACCGTGTTTCGGGCAAGCTTTTTCCATATATACATTTTGCCCCCGCAGCACTTTATAGGCTGTTAACTTCTGTAGGCAGTGGGGGCAAAGACTTTCGATGGTTTCGATGATTTCCCCCTTATCTTTAATCATTGCCATCACCGGTCAAACTAATGTCTTGTTGCTCTAAAATCTCTTTCACTTTATCAAAGGTTAAGGCTACGATAGCCCCACATTTGGCAATATCTTGTTTCTGCTTGGGATCATCACCAATAATATCATAGCAGTTAATACTTGGGTGTTGCTGCTCAAACCAAGCCACCAATTCATCTATCATTAGGTATAACCTAGGATTGTCAGCGGCATACAGGCTGAGCAAACATACCCCACCGGTCAGTGCCCCACAGATTCTGCCGGTAAAACCCAATCCCCCGGCTAAACCACTGCTAGCCCGGATTAAATCAGGGTTATCCTTTCCCTGCAGTTCCAGACCCAGTTGTAATAAAATTTGACTACATTTAAGCCCCTGCTGAGCCAGTTCAAACATGCGAAAGGTTGTGTCCGCCATGGCTATCCCCTTCCTCTTTGGTAGCAATAAGTAAAAAGTATCCTAGTTTTACTTGTTGCAATGTATTTTGTATTTTTTGGGCTCGCTGGCAGCCCCCCAACATTTGGCACCAAAATTCATTCATTGAGCCGTGGGTAAAAATTAAATGTACCATCAACTCTTTTAACAATTGGGTATGGTCTTGCCAAAGCTCTATTTTAAAGCCTGCATCGGTCATCAGCTTTAACCAGGCAGACCTTTGCTTGGCACCGCTCAGACAAGTGCTGGCATCATCATGCCAATGGACGCTGATGTCCTCGCTTCTGATGTATATATCCGAGACGATTAATTTACCCTGGGGCTTTAACACCCGGTGCACTTGCTTTAAACAAAGCTGTAGGTCGGACATAAGTGACAGCGTGCATTCAGCGATGACACCGTCCATTTCACTGTCATTAAAGTTTAGGCATTCTCCAGTGCCCTCAAATATCGGCAAGTTGGCATTTCGCTTTTTGCCGCTGGCCAGCATTACTGGAGAGGGATCTATGCCCACCACTTGTAGGTGGTATTGATTGATTAGGCGTTCCACTGTGGCGCCGTTGCCACAACCGACATCCAATAGCTTTGCCCCGGCTGGAAAAGCACAGATGGTCATCGCCCGATCGGTAAGCGTAAACCCGCCGGGCCTTACGGTGCTACCGGTAACCTGCTGAATGGTTTCGCTTTCGTATATCCGACAGCTTTCCTTGGCCATTATTTATCCTCCAAACTTCTTTCCACTTCGGCCATTTTACCCAACGCCAAGTCTTCGGTGATTAGCACCAATCCACATTGAGGGCATTTCAGTAGTTCCACCGGAAAAGAGCCCCCCAGGTAACTGACGTTAACCTTACCCAATTCTAACTGGCAATTACATTTGGCACAGCGCCAAGGGGTGTTAGTATTTTCTATCGGTCTATAGCTCATAAATTCACATCCTAACCTAGGTGCATGCGATGGCAATATGCATTGTAAATTCTAAATCCATCATTGTTAGCAGCATATTCAACCCAATAGGTAATGTTTTCATTTCTATGTCCTGCCAAAAATCTGCCGGTATCAGGGTTGATAAATTTCTCGCCACTTTTCTCCGCTGATTCAATGGTTTTTTGAATATCTTCCTTCAGTATAAATCTTTGGCGTATAAGTTGCTGCACGTCTTCATCAATATAAAGTTTTATTTTTTCGTAACTAGCCATTTGTTCCATTTTTTCTCCCCAATAAATAGCCAATAGTTTTTGTTTCAACAGCGTTCTGTTTTCCCGCCTCATAGAATAATCCACCGCTTCATTGTTGTCATCTATATTTTCGGGATAGATTAAGTCCAACAGGTGATAGGTTTTTTTGCCTTGGGAAATAAAGAAATCTCGACACATGGCACAGTAAGTTAAATAATCACTGTTGCTTTCATTAATGCAACTGTCAATCACCTTATTTGTTAAAGGTGGGTTAGAGGCATACATTAAGCCACCGTAACCGCAGCATTTAGTCTGTTCCCGATTATATGCCAGTTCCTCTATTTCACAACCGAGTTTTTCAGCCAAGTTGCGTACACTTTGATGAATTTGTGGTTGCTCCCTGGTGGCACAGGGATCGTGCAGTGCTAATTTTAACAAATTACCATTTTTGTTTTGTTCTGGCAACCCAATTTGGTCCAGCACTTCCCACAACGATAGCAACTTCACCTGGGGCAGATTTTCTTTGATTGTTTTATAGCAGGTGGGACAGGCGGCAATAATTTGCGGACAACCCAGTGCCTGCCACTGATCTTCTATTTCCTTTAGCAACGTCTGAAACAGTTGCTGTTCACCAGCCCAGTCCGCTGGCACTCCACAGCACCGCAACATCATCCCGACACCGCCAGTTAGTTTTTGTTGCAGGTACCCATAAACCTTTATCACCTGCTCAGGGGAAGAGGCACTGAGTTGACAGCCTGGAAAAAGGGCATATTTACTGGTCTCCATCCCCGGCTGATTTCTATTTAATGCAAATTTTTTGCTGTTGTTAAACTTTAAATCCCGCAGGGGAAAATCAAAGGCTGACGGTGGCATTTTGCCCCGCTGCACCATGTTGTAACGGGCATTTCTGCATAGGGTTCCCATATCAAAGTCATTTGGACAAACAGTGGCACACAATCCACATAAATTACAAGAGTTAATCATTTTATTGGCATAGTGCAAACCCATAACAATGGATTCATTATTATATATTTCTCGCACATATTTTTTGGGATAGCCATTGTAATGGTCCAAAAAAGCACAGCCTTTAACACATTCCAGACATTGACACTGTAAGCACCTTCTTGCCTCTGCCACTGCTTCTGCCTTATTGTAACCGTCCATATCCTTCATGGGCACCTTGGGTAACGGCGTTATCCCTTTAGTATTGGTATAGAGACGGGTTTGGTAAGGGCCCTCATTGGTACGTCCCGCAGTTAACGACACCCTCTGGATGTGGCGGTCAATGGAAGTGGCAGCTTTGCGTCCCCATGCCACCGACAGAATGGAAGAATACCTTGACCCAGCGTCAATCATGCTACCACCGGCAAATACTCCTGCATGCTGGGTCGCTAAAGTAAAGTCGTCCACTTGTAAATCTAAGGCAAGAGCTTTTTGGTTACCCAAACCAAGGTAAATGGCATCGTATTCATTAATTAATTCCGGTAAAAAAACATCTTTTCCCAAGCTGGTATTAAGTCTTAAGTCGATATTCATTTTATTCAACACAGCCAAATCGGCATTGATCATTTGTTCCGTCAATACATTGCCCAAGTATGACCATACTTTACCACCCAACACCGCCAAGGCTTCAAAAATTACAACTGCATACCCCTTCTTAGCCAAGTCATATGCGGCTGTAAGTCCGCTTAAACCACCGCCAATCACTGCCACCCGTTTGTTCCTTTTTGGTAGGGGTGTTGCTTTGGGCGCGGTTAAATAATCATTGTTAACACAAAATTTTTCTAATTCACCAATGGATAACGGCTCCCCCGCTTGCTGCCGCTTGCAGTGGTTTTCACAGGGGCGGTCACAAATATTGACCACAATTCTGGGGAAGGGTATTTTCTTTTGCAATATGGTGGTGGCTGCATGAAAATCCTCTTTAGCCACGGCGGCGGTAAAACTACGGACATCGACATGTACCGGACAAGTAGCGGTACAGGCAGGAGGGTGCTCTTGGATACACTTGTTTTCCCATTCCCTTAATTCTCTTTGTTCCATACCTGATCACCCGTTTCAATTATTGATGGGTTAGGGGCGAGCCTGAAAAGGCTCGCTCCCTGATAGATAAGTTAGTTAGCTGCTTTTGCTTTTAACCCAGCCAACACTTTTTCTGGTAACGCTGGCAACTCGGTAATTCTCACACCGCAAGCCCGATAAATGGCGTTAATTATGGCAGCGTGAGGACTGGTCAGCGGCATTTCCCCAACGCCGGAGGCGCCAAAGGGACCCAATGGCCGTGGAGTTTCCACATAAATGATTTCCATATTATCTGGTACATCTTTAATGTATGGTAAACCGCAGTTCTGTAACGTGGTGTGCTTATTCAAATCCTCAAAGTCTTCAGATAAGGCAAAACCAAGGGCTTGAGTCATACCACCATAAATTTGACCGTCCACCACCAGTTTGTTCATTACAGTACCCACATCGGCCACGCAGGTTAGTTTTAATACCTGGGTTTTACCGGTATTAATATCAACTTCCACTTCAGCCATGAATACACCATACATATAAGTTGGGAAAGGATTGCCTTGGGCATTTTCGTCACAATCTGTGCATGGGGCAGTAAATTTACCAGTATAACTCACCGGAATGTTTTCCGCCACCATTTCATCGTAGGTTCTGTAACTGCCATCTGCTTTCTTCATGGCTGCCACCAGTGCTTCGCATGCATTCTTAATGGCGTTACCAACGGCTACTTGGGAACGACTGCCGCCGGCTGGACCACCGTTTGGACATTTTGAAGTATCGTTCAATACCAACTTAATTTGATCTGGCTTTAAACCAATTTCCCTTAATACTTCATGGGAGGTAACAACACAACCCATATCGGCACCTTGACCATGGTCATGCCAAGTGGCGTAAAGAGTTACTCCCTCTGGGGTCAGCTCTACCCGAACTTCGGCACTGTCGGCGCCGTCCAAGCCACAACCGTAGACACCAATGGCGATACCAACGCCACGTTTTTTATCAGCGGTGGACTCTTTCTCTGCCCGGGCCAATGCCTCTTTATATAATGGACGCATTTTGTCTAACATTTCCGGCAGGCTGTAAACATCCGGTTCACAACCGGTTGGGGTGGTGGCTCCTGGACGGTAAACGTTCTTATAACGCAGCTCCAGTGGGTCAATACCAAGTTTTTCTGCCAATTCATCCATCAGTACCTCAGATGGGAATTCGCTTTCCGGTGCTCCATAACCCCTAAAGGCAGCACCCCAAGCATGGTTGGTACATACTGTGCGACCGATACCGCGAATATTGGGAATATCATAACCGGCAGCAATATATTGGTTACCCCGCAGTGTCAACAGGTCACCAAATTCTGAGTAAGGGCCATGGTCCACAGAAAAATCGTATTCCATACCCAACAACTTACCATCCTGATCAGCAGCATATCTTAAGTGGGTCCAGAAGGGAGACCGCTTACCAGTATAGGTAATTTGCTGATACATATCAAAGTTTAAGTAAACCGGTCTTTGGGTAGCCATGCAAGCAATCCCTAACAGTGCCTCGTTAGTGGGGCTAAATTTGTAACCAAAGGTACCTCCAGCCGGGTTCTGTACCATCACCAATTTTTCCGGTTCAATTCCCATACCGGGAGCAATCATGGCAGCGTGCAAATGCAAGCCAATACTCTTGGAATGAATTACCAAGCGACCTTCATCATCATAGTAGGCAAAACCGCAATCCGGCTCTATTGGCAAGTGAGGTTGACGGCTGGTATAAAAATCATCCTCTACCACCACAGCGGCCTTTTCGAAAATTGCTTTAGTATCTTCACCTTTAACAGTCTTTTGTTCAAAGTAAACGTTTGGTGTTCCTGGGTGAATTTCAATGGCATCATCGGCCATGGCTGCTGGAGCGCTCATATAGGTCGGCAGTTCTTCCAGTTCCACCTTCACCTTTTCTGCAGCCGCCTTGGCATGGGCTTCGGTGTCGGCACAAACAATGGCAATGGCATCACCATATTGGAATACTTTGGTATCACAAAGGATTGGTCTATCCCAACCATCCCCTTTGTTGCTGGGGAAGGTGATTAAACCGGTAATGCGGTTCTTGCCCTTAACGTCTTTGTGGGTAACTACTTTAAATACACCTGGCATAGCTTCTGCTTCAGTGGTGTCTATGGAAAGAATATTGGCATGGGATACTTTGGCTTGGACTAAAGCCAATTTCAAAGTGTTTTCTGGCAATTTGTGCAGGTGATCTGCGCCGTAATCTAAGGCACCTGTAACTTTAGCAATGGCACTGGGACGTGGATAGTTGCCACCTTTAATCCTATTGTCCTCTGGCAATTTATAGGCTAGGTCTTTCTTTGTAATTTCGCCCCGCAGCACCCGAGCAGCATCCATTACTGCATCCACCAGCGGTTTGTAACCGGTACAACGGCAAGCATTGCGGTGCTTTTGGAACCAATCCCGCACATCTTCCCTGGTGGGGTTTGGGTTGGTGTCCAACAATCCCTTGGCTGAAACGATAAAACCAGGACTGCAGAATCCACACTGGGCTCCGCCATGTACTGCCCAAGCCAATTGAATGGCGTGCAAGTCGTCAGGGGTGCCAATACCTTCAATGGTGGTAATGTTAGCCCCGTCAGGAACTCTTTTCATCAGGGTGACACATGAGCGGATAACTTTTCCGTCCATAATTACCGAACAAGCCCCGCATTGGCCTTTATTGCAGCCAATTTTAGTTCCGGTAAGTCCCAGTTGGTTGCGGATAACGTCGGCCAGCGTTGCATTGGGTTCAACAACTACCGTCTTTACCGCACCGTTAAGCATAATAGATTTGTTAATCACCAGTTTAGCCTCCTTAACATATATTTTATTTTCAAGGTCGCTGACCTTAAAAAAATGTAAACTTTAGCTTCCTTTGCCGAAGGCACAATCGGGATAGCGGCATTCCTTACAGGTAGAGCAAAGACCGCCATGGGCAAACAGAGCAATATCACGCCGGGTTAGCTTTTCCCCTGCCAATAGCCGTGGCATCACTAAGTCAAAAATGCTGGAACGGTGATACATCACACAGCCGGGTAACCCCAGGATGGGCACATCGCCAATGTAAGCCAGCATAAACATCGCTCCCGGTAAAGTGGGTGCACCGTAAGTGACAATCTCTCCACCAGCCGCCCTAATTCCTGCCGGAGACACATCATCAGGGTCCACAGACATGCCGCCGGTAACGGTGATCACTTCGACACCGGCCGCTAAAAAATTATTTATGGCCGTCACAATCATTTCTACACTGTCTGAAACCAACGTTTGTCCAATCACTTCACTGCCCCATTGCTGCATTTTTTGCCGAATAACCGGGCCAAACTTGTCCTGTATGCGCCCATGATAGACTTCACTGCCCGTTGTTACCACACCCACCTTACAGGGCTTTAGTGGCTTAACCTCCACAATTGGATAGTTTATTCGACAAATTTCCTCAACTTTCTGAATATTAGTGCTAGCAGTGGCCAATGGTATAATCCTGGTGCCAGCCAAATTTTTACCTTCGTTAACCACTTGGTTGTTATGTATAGTGGCAAACATAGTGTCTTCAATGGAATTAATTTGGTATAATGCCTCAACGTTTATTTTTAATAATCCTTTTGTGGCTGCAATAAGACTTACCTTGCCTTCGCTTGGTTCGGCAAGGGTTACTCCAGCACCCGCTGCCGCCCGGGCAATCCTAAGGGCAGCTTCATCTTCATGCACCATTCCATCCCGTAAATCCATCACATACAAGTGTTCTTTTCCAATATCCAGTAACCGGGGTATGTCCTCTGGCTGAATGATATGCCCCTTTTTAAAGGCTCGGCCTTTAAATTTACCTGGGATTATTTGGGTGATGTCATGGCACAGTACAGTTCCCACCGCTTCTTCCACTGGCAAAACTTTCATCAAAGCATCTCCTTTATCCAACCAAGAATAGTATAAAAAAACACAAGCCAAGGTGCGGATACAACAGCACCTTGGCTTAACACCAAGTTCAACTGTGCCCCTTTCCACACCGGGAGGCTTATTGGTTTCCCAATAAACCCTATCGTCCTAACAGCCATAGCAAAGCCTTAGCCTGATAGAATCGGAGCAATATTAAATTAATAACAATAAAAGCCAAGGTGCGGATAGCAATAGCACCTTGGCTTTAACACCAAGTTCAACTGACTCCTTTCCACACCGGGAGGCTTATCGGTTTCCCAAATAAACCCT carries:
- a CDS encoding C-GCAxxG-C-C family protein; protein product: MADTTFRMFELAQQGLKCSQILLQLGLELQGKDNPDLIRASSGLAGGLGFTGRICGALTGGVCLLSLYAADNPRLYLMIDELVAWFEQQHPSINCYDIIGDDPKQKQDIAKCGAIVALTFDKVKEILEQQDISLTGDGND
- a CDS encoding class I SAM-dependent methyltransferase codes for the protein MAKESCRIYESETIQQVTGSTVRPGGFTLTDRAMTICAFPAGAKLLDVGCGNGATVERLINQYHLQVVGIDPSPVMLASGKKRNANLPIFEGTGECLNFNDSEMDGVIAECTLSLMSDLQLCLKQVHRVLKPQGKLIVSDIYIRSEDISVHWHDDASTCLSGAKQRSAWLKLMTDAGFKIELWQDHTQLLKELMVHLIFTHGSMNEFWCQMLGGCQRAQKIQNTLQQVKLGYFLLIATKEEGDSHGGHNLSHV
- a CDS encoding CLJU_RS11820 family redox protein, producing MSYRPIENTNTPWRCAKCNCQLELGKVNVSYLGGSFPVELLKCPQCGLVLITEDLALGKMAEVERSLEDK
- a CDS encoding FAD-dependent oxidoreductase — translated: MEQRELREWENKCIQEHPPACTATCPVHVDVRSFTAAVAKEDFHAATTILQKKIPFPRIVVNICDRPCENHCKRQQAGEPLSIGELEKFCVNNDYLTAPKATPLPKRNKRVAVIGGGLSGLTAAYDLAKKGYAVVIFEALAVLGGKVWSYLGNVLTEQMINADLAVLNKMNIDLRLNTSLGKDVFLPELINEYDAIYLGLGNQKALALDLQVDDFTLATQHAGVFAGGSMIDAGSRYSSILSVAWGRKAATSIDRHIQRVSLTAGRTNEGPYQTRLYTNTKGITPLPKVPMKDMDGYNKAEAVAEARRCLQCQCLECVKGCAFLDHYNGYPKKYVREIYNNESIVMGLHYANKMINSCNLCGLCATVCPNDFDMGTLCRNARYNMVQRGKMPPSAFDFPLRDLKFNNSKKFALNRNQPGMETSKYALFPGCQLSASSPEQVIKVYGYLQQKLTGGVGMMLRCCGVPADWAGEQQLFQTLLKEIEDQWQALGCPQIIAACPTCYKTIKENLPQVKLLSLWEVLDQIGLPEQNKNGNLLKLALHDPCATREQPQIHQSVRNLAEKLGCEIEELAYNREQTKCCGYGGLMYASNPPLTNKVIDSCINESNSDYLTYCAMCRDFFISQGKKTYHLLDLIYPENIDDNNEAVDYSMRRENRTLLKQKLLAIYWGEKMEQMASYEKIKLYIDEDVQQLIRQRFILKEDIQKTIESAEKSGEKFINPDTGRFLAGHRNENITYWVEYAANNDGFRIYNAYCHRMHLG
- a CDS encoding molybdopterin cofactor-binding domain-containing protein; translated protein: MINKSIMLNGAVKTVVVEPNATLADVIRNQLGLTGTKIGCNKGQCGACSVIMDGKVIRSCVTLMKRVPDGANITTIEGIGTPDDLHAIQLAWAVHGGAQCGFCSPGFIVSAKGLLDTNPNPTREDVRDWFQKHRNACRCTGYKPLVDAVMDAARVLRGEITKKDLAYKLPEDNRIKGGNYPRPSAIAKVTGALDYGADHLHKLPENTLKLALVQAKVSHANILSIDTTEAEAMPGVFKVVTHKDVKGKNRITGLITFPSNKGDGWDRPILCDTKVFQYGDAIAIVCADTEAHAKAAAEKVKVELEELPTYMSAPAAMADDAIEIHPGTPNVYFEQKTVKGEDTKAIFEKAAVVVEDDFYTSRQPHLPIEPDCGFAYYDDEGRLVIHSKSIGLHLHAAMIAPGMGIEPEKLVMVQNPAGGTFGYKFSPTNEALLGIACMATQRPVYLNFDMYQQITYTGKRSPFWTHLRYAADQDGKLLGMEYDFSVDHGPYSEFGDLLTLRGNQYIAAGYDIPNIRGIGRTVCTNHAWGAAFRGYGAPESEFPSEVLMDELAEKLGIDPLELRYKNVYRPGATTPTGCEPDVYSLPEMLDKMRPLYKEALARAEKESTADKKRGVGIAIGVYGCGLDGADSAEVRVELTPEGVTLYATWHDHGQGADMGCVVTSHEVLREIGLKPDQIKLVLNDTSKCPNGGPAGGSRSQVAVGNAIKNACEALVAAMKKADGSYRTYDEMVAENIPVSYTGKFTAPCTDCDENAQGNPFPTYMYGVFMAEVEVDINTGKTQVLKLTCVADVGTVMNKLVVDGQIYGGMTQALGFALSEDFEDLNKHTTLQNCGLPYIKDVPDNMEIIYVETPRPLGPFGASGVGEMPLTSPHAAIINAIYRACGVRITELPALPEKVLAGLKAKAAN
- a CDS encoding molybdopterin-binding protein, with the protein product MKVLPVEEAVGTVLCHDITQIIPGKFKGRAFKKGHIIQPEDIPRLLDIGKEHLYVMDLRDGMVHEDEAALRIARAAAGAGVTLAEPSEGKVSLIAATKGLLKINVEALYQINSIEDTMFATIHNNQVVNEGKNLAGTRIIPLATASTNIQKVEEICRINYPIVEVKPLKPCKVGVVTTGSEVYHGRIQDKFGPVIRQKMQQWGSEVIGQTLVSDSVEMIVTAINNFLAAGVEVITVTGGMSVDPDDVSPAGIRAAGGEIVTYGAPTLPGAMFMLAYIGDVPILGLPGCVMYHRSSIFDLVMPRLLAGEKLTRRDIALFAHGGLCSTCKECRYPDCAFGKGS